The Populus alba chromosome 6, ASM523922v2, whole genome shotgun sequence genome contains a region encoding:
- the LOC118033632 gene encoding FCS-Like Zinc finger 14 isoform X1 → MSQFGLKMEKKRPRISLSLFSTLTETFSVANKSPRSLENGGAVGLGIVAAMDESDKVSDSALSPRSSLLPIVSLKKPASYFKEGGIGVSNLDKDSSGGGGGVFVVDENDEIYTCVISHVGNNVIKQSVCYGDEVCIDPGNEFDDGSGLVYAASPPVRMPMDAAVAAARSEFWSKDFLSSCYLCKKLLEGLDIFMYRGEKAFCSPECRDNHIRNEDFKEKCGSEARKKQECCSVSLSSSPLLFFAGVAAA, encoded by the exons ATGTCTCAGTTTGGTCtgaaaatggagaaaaagagaCCAAGAATCagtctttctttgttttcaaccTTAACCGAGACCTTTTCAGTTGCCAACAAATCACCTAGGTCTTTGGAGAATGGTGGTGCTGTTGGGTTAGGAATAGTTGCTGCTATGGATGAGTCAGATAAAGTTTCTGACTCGGCTTTGTCACCGAGATCCAGTCTTCTCCCAATTGTTTCTTTGAAGAAACCTGCTTCTTATTTCAAAGAAGGAGGTATTGGGGTGTCGAATCTTGATAAAGatagtagtggtggtggtggtggtgtattTGTTGTTGATGAGAATGATGAGATTTATACTTGTGTTATTTCTCATGTTGGGAATAATGTGATTAAGCAGAGTGTTTGTTATGGTGACGAGGTTTGTATTGATCCAGGGAATGAGTTTGATGATGGTTCTGGACTGGTTTATGCTGCTTCACCACCTGTGAGGATGCCCATGgatgctgctgttgctgctgctagGAGTGAGTTTTGGAGCAAGGATTTCCTGAGTTCTTGCTATCTCTGCAAGAAGCTGCTTGAGGGGCTGGACATTTTCATGTACAG GGGTGAAAAGGCATTTTGCAGCCCAGAGTGTCGTGACAATCATATCAGAAATGAAGATTTCAAGGAGAAATGCGGATCTGAAGCTCGGAAGAAACAAGAGTGCTGCTCTGTATCGCTCAGCTCTTCTCCTCTGTTATTTTTTGCTGGAGTAGCTGCAGCATAG
- the LOC118033632 gene encoding FCS-Like Zinc finger 13 isoform X2 gives MSQFGLKMEKKRPRISLSLFSTLTETFSVANKSPRSLENGGAVGLGIVAAMDESDKVSDSALSPRSSLLPIVSLKKPASYFKEGGNEFDDGSGLVYAASPPVRMPMDAAVAAARSEFWSKDFLSSCYLCKKLLEGLDIFMYRGEKAFCSPECRDNHIRNEDFKEKCGSEARKKQECCSVSLSSSPLLFFAGVAAA, from the exons ATGTCTCAGTTTGGTCtgaaaatggagaaaaagagaCCAAGAATCagtctttctttgttttcaaccTTAACCGAGACCTTTTCAGTTGCCAACAAATCACCTAGGTCTTTGGAGAATGGTGGTGCTGTTGGGTTAGGAATAGTTGCTGCTATGGATGAGTCAGATAAAGTTTCTGACTCGGCTTTGTCACCGAGATCCAGTCTTCTCCCAATTGTTTCTTTGAAGAAACCTGCTTCTTATTTCAAAGAAGGAG GGAATGAGTTTGATGATGGTTCTGGACTGGTTTATGCTGCTTCACCACCTGTGAGGATGCCCATGgatgctgctgttgctgctgctagGAGTGAGTTTTGGAGCAAGGATTTCCTGAGTTCTTGCTATCTCTGCAAGAAGCTGCTTGAGGGGCTGGACATTTTCATGTACAG GGGTGAAAAGGCATTTTGCAGCCCAGAGTGTCGTGACAATCATATCAGAAATGAAGATTTCAAGGAGAAATGCGGATCTGAAGCTCGGAAGAAACAAGAGTGCTGCTCTGTATCGCTCAGCTCTTCTCCTCTGTTATTTTTTGCTGGAGTAGCTGCAGCATAG
- the LOC118033649 gene encoding U-box domain-containing protein 35 — protein MARRNGEKKESSVAVAIDKDKSSQHALKWTVDHLLTRGQALTLLHIKQNPSSIPTPCEPPLLRIKCNEIVVERMDVAKGIIEYVTANAIEILILGSSSKGGLVRKFKTTDVPGNVSKGAPGFCSVYVISKGKISSVRSASGPPPPKHSIQTQMQSRASNTSDAAETLFKSSLAPRVPERSPYTLQGLQEDMEIKSPFTRRGGIAKYEPSIPDSDISFVSSGRPSIDHAFPAIYDAFETGMTPRLSNAFETGMTPRHSNGSDYDIRSFGSLYSGNKSIDASSQYNFSSTSQESGNTSWSSSQNMDDMESEMRRLRLELKQTMDMYSSACREALSAKQKARELHHWKLEEQQRSEGARLAEEAALQLVAKERAKCKAAIEAAESSQRIAELELQKRLNAEMIAQKEFQEKNKALASIANSDLRYRKYTIEEIEAATDEFSNSLKIGEGGYGPVYKSYLDHTPVAIKVLRPDAAHGRSQFQQEVEVLSCIRHPNMVLLLGACPEYGCLVYEYMANGSLEDCLFHRGNSPPLSWQLRFRIAAEIGTGLLFLHQTKPEPLVHRDLKPGNILLDRNYVSKISDVGLARLVPPSIANTVTQYRMTSTAGTFCYIDPEYQQTGMLGIKSDIYSLGIVLLQMITAKPPMGLTHHVERAIEKGTFAEMLDPAVLDWPLEEAMSFAKLSLRCAELRRKDRPDLGAVVLPELNRLRELAEENMPSVMPGGSTGSSPYHSHFSSVQDVITANYNLDMIAQEATQAHHLEEEDKGRLKNTLL, from the exons ATGGCTAGAAGGaatggagaaaagaaagaaagcagcGTAGCAGTTGCCATAGACAAGGATAAAAGCAGCCAACATGCTCTCAAGTGGACTGTTGATCATCTTCTCACCAGGGGACAGGCTCTTACGCTTCTGCATATTAAACAGAACCCGTCGTCCATCCCCACCCCATGTGAGCCTCCTCTTCTTCGT ATAAAATGCAACGAAATTGTCGTGGAGAGAATGGACGTTGCCAAAGGAATAATAGAATACGTTACCGCAAATGCAATTGAGATTCTGATACTTGGTTCATCATCGAAGGGAGGCCTTGTCAG AAAATTCAAGACCACAGATGTTCCAGGTAATGTGTCCAAAGGAGCGCCAGGCTTCTGCTCTGTATATGTCATCAGCAAAGGAAAGATCTCATCGGTGCGATCTGCTAGCGGTCCACCACCTCCGAAACACTCCATTCAAACTCAAATGCAGAGCAGGGCCAGCAACACGTCTGATGCAGCTGAAACCCTTTTCAAGTCTAGCCTAGCTCCCAGAG TACCAGAGAGGTCACCATATACCCTGCAAGGCCTTCAAGAAGATATGGAAATCAA GTCACCGTTCACTAGAAGAGGTGGAATCGCCAAATATGAGCCCTCCATTCCAGATTCTGACATATCATTTGTAAGCAGTGGAAGGCCAAGCATTGATCACGCATTTCCTGCTATCTACGATGCTTTCGAAACTGGAATGACACCTCGGCTTTCAAACGCTTTCGAAACTGGAATGACACCTCGGCATTCAAATGGATCGGATTATGACATTAGATCCTTTGGGTCATTGTACTCAGGAAACAAATCAATAGATGCAAGTTCACAGTATAATTTCTCGTCAACCTCACAAGAAAGTGGCAACACATCATGGTCGTCTTCACAGAACATG GACGACATGGAATCTGAGATGCGGAGGCTCAGACTAGAGCTCAAGCAAACAATGGACATGTATAGCTCCGCCTGCAGAGAAGCACTCTCAGCAAAACAGAAG GCCAGGGAACTTCATCATTGGAAATTGGAAGAACAACAGAGATCAGAAGGAGCGCGATTAGCAGAGGAAGCTGCATTGCAACTTGTAGCAAAGGAGAGAGCTAAGTGTAAAGCAGCCATTGAGGCAGCTGAATCATCTCAAAGGATCGCCGAATTGGAATTACAAAAAAGACTAAATGCAGAAATGATAGCTCAAAAGGAATTCCAGGAGAAGAACAAGGCACTAGCATCCATTGCAAACAGTGATCTTCGATATCGAAAATACACGATTGAGGAGATTGAAGCAGCAACAGATGAGTTTTCAAACTCACTCAAGATTGGAGAAGGAGGTTATGGGCCTGTTTACAAGTCCTATCTGGATCATACACCAGTGGCCATTAAAGTTTTACGTCCTGATGCAGCTCATGGAAGGTCACAGTTTCAGCAAGAG GTTGAAGTATTATCCTGCATAAGGCATCCAAACATGGTTCTCCTCCTTGGAGCCTGCCCAGAGTATGGCTGCTTGGTCTATGAGTACATGGCTAACGGAAGCTTGGAAGACTGCCTGTTCCACCGAGGAAACAGTCCACCTCTTTCTTGGCAATTAAGATTCCGGATTGCTGCAGAAATCGGCACCGGCCTTCTTTTCCTCCATCAAACCAAGCCGGAACCACTTGTTCACCGCGACCTCAAACCAGGCAACATTTTGCTTGACCGCAACTATGTCAGCAAGATCAGTGATGTTGGCTTGGCCAGGCTTGTCCCTCCATCAATAGCCAACACTGTTACTCAATATCGCATGACGTCAACAGCTGGAACATTCTGTTACATTGACCCAGAGTATCAGCAGACAGGAATGCTTGGGATAAAATCCGATATTTACTCACTTGGTATCGTGCTTCTGCAAATGATAACAGCCAAGCCACCTATGGGTTTAACTCATCATGTTGAGAGGGCCATTGAGAAGGGAACTTTTGCAGAGATGCTTGACCCAGCCGTTCTAGACTGGCCCCTTGAGGAAGCCATGAGCTTTGCCAAGTTATCTCTTCGTTGTGCAGAACTGAGGCGGAAAGATAGACCAGATCTCGGAGCGGTCGTACTACCGGAGCTTAACAGATTGAGAGAGCTTGCTGAGGAAAACATGCCTAGCGTCATGCCTGGGGGCAGCACTGGAAGCTCCCCTTATCACAGCCACTTTTCCTCAGTTCAA GATGTGATCACAGCGAACTACAATCTGGATATGATAGCTCAAGAAGCCACCCAAGCTCACCATCTAGAGGAAGAAGATAAAGGAcgattgaaaaacactttgttgTAG
- the LOC118033633 gene encoding pollen receptor-like kinase 1: MAFKDKPSFVLVFLLVSLHFVASLGLTDSEILLKFKGSLSNASALSDWSDKTTPCTKNNATNWAGVICVDGIVWGLQLENMGLAGKIDMETLQALPDLKTISIMNNNFDGPMPEFKKIVSLRAVYLSNNHFSGVIPPDAFDGMLKLKKVYLAQNEFTGAIPSSLNALPKLLDLRLEGNQFTGQLPDLTQNLLSFSVSNNALEGPIPAGLSIMDSSSFSGNKGLCGAPLKECNTINSNSDSKKPPVLLIVIIAAVVGLLLGAIVAAFLFLRRRRQRQPSASIEAPPPPIPSNLKKKTGFKEENQSPSSSPDHSVGSKKGEAPKLSFVRDDRERFDLPDLLKASAEILGSGCFGSSYKAALSSGTMMVVKRFKQMNNVGKEEFQEHMRRLGRLKHSNLLPLVAYYYRREEKLLITDLVEKGSLAVHLHGHQALGQPSLDWPSRLKIVKGVVRGLAYLYKDLPNIIAAHGHLKSSNVLLTQSNEPLLTDYGLVPVINQENAQELMVAYKSPEYLHHGRITKKTDVWSLGILILEILSAKLPANFVPQAKGSEEEDLANWVTSVPHGEWTNVVIDKDMTNGPTKQNGGGESEVIKLLKIGLSCCEADVEKRIDLKEAVERIEEIKERDSDDDFFSSYASEGDMRSSIGKSDDITFS, translated from the exons ATGGCTTTTAAAGATAAACCCTCATTTGTTCTTGTCTTTCTACTTGTATCCCTCCATTTTGTTGCCTCGTTGGGACTGACAGACTCAGAAATCCTCCTTAAGTTCAAAGGTTCTTTATCGAACGCATCTGCATTGTCTGACTGGAGTGACAAGACCACACCATGCACAAAAAATAATGCAACGAATTGGGCTGGTGTAATTTGTGTTGACGGGATCGTTTGGGGTTTACAACTTGAAAATATGGGGCTGGCTGGCAAGATTGACATGGAAACTCTACAGGCTTTGCCAGATTTGAAAACAATCAGCATCATGAACAATAACTTCGATGGTCCCATGCCAGAGTTCAAGAAAATTGTTTCATTGAGAGCGGTTTATTTGTCCAACAACCATTTCTCAGGGGTGATCCCACCGGATGCTTTTGATGGCATGTTGAAACTGAAGAAAGTATATTTAGCACAAAATGAGTTTACTGGTGCCATTCCTTCATCTTTGAATGCCTTGCCCAAGCTTTTGGATTTGAGGCTTGAAGGCAACCAATTTACTGGGCAGCTACCAGATTTGACTCAGAATCTTCTTTCATTCAGTGTGTCAAACAATGCACTGGAGGGGCCAATCCCCGCAGGTCTCAGTATAATGGACTCGAGCTCCTTTTCAG GCAACAAAGGCCTATGTGGAGCGCCGTTAAAGGAATGTAATACCATCAACAGCAACTCTGACTCCAAGAAACCACCTGTGCTACTAATCGTGATCATTGCTGCAGTTGTGGGATTACTACTGGGTGCCATTGTTGCAGCATTCTTGTTCCTTCGTCGTCGACGCCAAAGACAACCATCAGCCTCAATAgaagcaccaccaccaccaatacCGTCAAACCtcaaaaagaaaacgggtttcAAGGAAGAAAACCAAAGCCCATCAAGCTCACCAGACCACTCGGTAGGTAGCAAGAAAGGGGAAGCTCCAAAGCTGTCCTTCGTGAGGGATGATAGGGAGAGGTTTGATCTGCCAGACTTGTTAAAGGCCTCGGCTGAGATATTAGGAAGCGGTTGCTTCGGGTCCTCTTATAAAGCAGCGCTTAGCTCTGGGACGATGATGGTGGTTAAGAGGTTTAAGCAGATGAATAATGTCGGGAAAGAAGAGTTTCAAGAGCATATGAGGAGGTTAGGGAGATTGAAGCACTCTAACTTACTTCCTCTTGTGGCTTACTATTATAGGAGGGAAGAGAAGCTCTTGATTACCGACCTTGTTGAGAAAGGCAGCCTAGCTGTTCATCTTCATG GTCATCAAGCTCTAGGTCAACCAAGCCTTGACTGGCCAAGCAGATTGAAGATTGTCAAAGGAGTCGTAAGGGGTCTTGCATACCTCTACAAAGACCTTCCCAACATAATTGCTGCCCACGGCCACCTTAAATCTTCCAATGTTCTTCTCACTCAATCCAACGAGCCCTTGCTCACCGACTACGGACTAGTTCCTGTGATCAACCAGGAGAATGCTCAAGAGCTCATGGTAGCCTACAAGTCCCCTGAATACTTGCATCACGGCCGGATTACCAAGAAGACCGATGTATGGAGTCTAGGGATATTGATACTTGAGATCTTATCAGCAAAGTTGCCAGCAAATTTCGTACCGCAAGCCAAGGGAAGCGAGGAGGAAGATTTGGCAAATTGGGTCACTTCTGTTCCTCATGGAGAGTGGACTAATGTGGTGATTGATAAGGATATGACCAACGGGCCAACAAAGCAAAATGGTGGTGGTGAAAGTGAGGTGATCAAGCTCTTGAAGATTGGTTTGAGTTGTTGTGAAGCGGATGTGGAGAAGAGGATAGACTTGAAGGAAGCTGTTGAGAGGATTGAAGAAATCAAAGAGAGAGAtagtgatgatgattttttctcCTCATATGCTAGTGAAGGAGACATGAGATCTTCAATAGGAAAGTCTGATGACATCACTTTCTCTTAA